From Halorubrum salinarum, the proteins below share one genomic window:
- a CDS encoding creatininase family protein: MSDTKPGSGRVAEMTWPEIEAALEETRTLLVPVGSTEQHGRHMPLGVDAYMPEAIGERVIARSSALLAPPVWYGVSPHHTFKPGTFTVSTETFQRYLFDICASASEWGIENVLLLNGHYLAQDPELEVVVRRLRSERDVWAFHVPLVNVFADVAEEVRTGEVSFHASEFETSIMLALFPELVHMDRAENVDPPAESLPLTDYDALGENEVGWSLTARDMGELTPAGNIGDPTVATAEKGEALVESAVSDICLLVDELAE; this comes from the coding sequence ATGTCCGACACGAAGCCCGGATCGGGACGCGTCGCCGAGATGACGTGGCCGGAGATCGAGGCCGCCTTGGAGGAGACCCGGACGCTGCTGGTGCCGGTGGGCAGCACCGAACAGCACGGGCGCCACATGCCCCTCGGCGTCGACGCGTACATGCCGGAGGCGATCGGCGAGCGCGTGATCGCGCGGAGCTCGGCGCTGCTCGCGCCGCCGGTTTGGTACGGCGTGAGCCCGCACCACACGTTCAAGCCGGGGACGTTCACCGTCTCGACCGAGACGTTCCAGCGGTACCTCTTCGACATCTGCGCCTCCGCGAGCGAGTGGGGGATCGAGAACGTCCTCCTGCTGAACGGCCACTACCTCGCACAAGACCCCGAACTGGAGGTGGTCGTCCGGCGGCTCCGCTCCGAGCGCGACGTGTGGGCGTTCCACGTCCCGCTCGTCAACGTCTTCGCCGACGTCGCCGAGGAGGTCCGAACGGGCGAGGTCTCCTTCCACGCCTCCGAGTTCGAGACCAGCATCATGCTCGCGCTGTTCCCGGAGCTGGTCCACATGGACCGGGCGGAGAACGTCGACCCGCCCGCGGAGTCGCTGCCGCTGACCGACTACGACGCGCTCGGGGAGAACGAGGTCGGCTGGTCGCTGACGGCGAGGGACATGGGGGAACTGACGCCCGCCGGGAACATCGGCGATCCGACCGTCGCGACCGCGGAGAAGGGGGAAGCGCTCGTCGAGTCGGCCGTCTCCGACATCTGCCTCCTCGTCGACGAGCTCGCGGAGTAG
- the leuS gene encoding leucine--tRNA ligase has product MSQEGYDHATVEERWQEAWEDADVYHVPDDADDPTYVLGMYPYPSGKLHMGHVRNYTITDAYARYRRMRGDDVLHPMGWDAFGLPAENAAKERDTNPRDWTFDCIDTMRGQMKSMGFGYDWDREVTTCTPEYYRWNQWLFRRFHEAGLVERRDAEVNWCPSCETVLADEQVEGDAELCWRCDTPVETRELDQWFLKITEYADELLEAIDELEGWPDSVRQMQRNWIGRQYGSEVDFEVEGHGPVTAFTTRIDTIHGATFFAVAPDHPIAEELAAEDDDVRRFIEEEADPDGDEPNGVETGLTATNPVTGEEIPVYVADFVLSDVGTGALMAVPGHDERDHTFATKKGVEIRPVIAPEPDDWDGETVPDAPDVTEEAFTDDGVVIDSGEYTGLDSETARERITEDTDGASEATQYRLRDWGISRQRYWGTPIPIVNCDDCGAVPVPDEDLPVELPEFINTTGNPLDAADEWQATTCPECGGPATRETDTMDTFVDSSWYFLRYVSPDLTDAPFDLDRANDWMPVDQYVGGIEHAVMHLLYSRFFTKVLADEEGLDHREPFTNLLAQGMVQLEGEKMSKSKGNVVSPQRIVDEYGADTARLFMMEAAQPERDFDWSEEGVRSTHRFLTRLSDLVEAYATGEVALAGDGDAEAADRDEIDDYVADETDAAVAIAGAEYDDLTFNVALREAQELVRTLRSYREGADPHPAVFERGLDVAVRLLAPVAPHLAEELWETLGRDGFVAEAEWPTASVDRDTVERRRRLVANTREDVRDIVDVAGIEDPERIDVVVAPDWKYDALQIAIDSDADNLISELMAESHIRERGDDAASYGQDLQANREALRETLDGDAEYDALRAAAWLIEREFDAPVRVERAADADEGVVSKAEPGRPAIDIVE; this is encoded by the coding sequence ATGTCTCAGGAGGGATACGACCACGCGACGGTCGAAGAACGCTGGCAGGAGGCGTGGGAGGACGCAGACGTGTACCACGTCCCGGACGACGCCGACGATCCGACGTACGTCCTCGGGATGTACCCGTATCCGTCCGGGAAGCTCCACATGGGGCACGTCCGCAACTACACCATCACGGACGCGTACGCCCGCTACCGACGGATGCGCGGCGACGACGTGCTCCACCCGATGGGGTGGGACGCGTTCGGGCTGCCCGCCGAGAACGCCGCCAAGGAGCGCGACACGAACCCCCGCGACTGGACGTTCGACTGCATCGACACGATGCGCGGGCAGATGAAGTCGATGGGGTTCGGCTACGACTGGGACCGCGAGGTCACCACCTGTACCCCCGAGTACTACCGCTGGAACCAGTGGCTGTTCCGCCGCTTCCACGAGGCCGGCCTGGTGGAGCGCCGCGACGCCGAGGTGAACTGGTGTCCCTCCTGCGAGACCGTCCTCGCCGACGAGCAGGTCGAGGGCGACGCGGAGCTGTGCTGGCGCTGTGACACCCCCGTCGAGACCCGCGAGCTCGACCAGTGGTTCCTGAAGATAACCGAGTACGCCGACGAGCTGCTGGAGGCCATCGACGAGCTGGAGGGGTGGCCCGACTCCGTCCGGCAGATGCAGCGCAACTGGATCGGGCGCCAGTACGGGAGCGAGGTCGACTTCGAAGTGGAGGGACACGGCCCCGTCACCGCGTTCACGACCCGGATCGACACGATCCACGGCGCGACGTTCTTCGCCGTCGCGCCCGACCACCCGATCGCCGAGGAGCTGGCCGCGGAGGACGACGACGTGCGGCGGTTCATCGAGGAGGAGGCCGACCCCGACGGCGACGAGCCGAACGGCGTCGAGACCGGCCTCACGGCCACCAACCCCGTCACGGGCGAGGAGATCCCCGTCTACGTCGCCGACTTCGTCCTCTCGGACGTGGGGACGGGCGCGCTGATGGCGGTCCCCGGCCACGACGAGCGCGACCACACGTTCGCGACGAAGAAGGGCGTCGAGATCCGGCCCGTGATCGCGCCGGAACCGGACGACTGGGACGGCGAGACGGTCCCCGACGCGCCCGACGTGACGGAGGAAGCATTCACCGACGACGGTGTGGTGATCGACTCCGGCGAGTACACCGGTCTCGACAGCGAGACCGCGCGGGAGCGGATTACGGAAGACACCGACGGCGCGAGCGAGGCGACCCAGTACCGCCTGCGCGACTGGGGCATCTCCCGGCAGCGCTACTGGGGGACGCCGATCCCGATCGTCAACTGCGACGACTGCGGGGCGGTCCCGGTGCCCGACGAGGACCTGCCCGTCGAGCTGCCGGAGTTCATCAACACGACCGGCAACCCGCTGGACGCCGCCGACGAGTGGCAGGCGACGACCTGCCCCGAGTGCGGCGGGCCCGCGACCCGCGAGACGGACACGATGGACACGTTCGTCGACTCCTCGTGGTACTTCCTGCGGTACGTCTCGCCGGATCTGACGGACGCCCCGTTCGACCTCGACCGCGCGAACGACTGGATGCCGGTCGACCAGTACGTCGGCGGCATCGAGCACGCCGTGATGCACCTGCTGTACTCGCGGTTCTTCACGAAGGTGCTGGCCGACGAGGAGGGCCTCGACCACCGCGAGCCGTTCACAAACCTGCTGGCGCAGGGGATGGTCCAGCTGGAGGGCGAGAAGATGTCCAAGTCGAAGGGGAACGTCGTCTCGCCCCAGCGGATCGTCGACGAGTACGGCGCCGACACCGCGCGGCTGTTCATGATGGAGGCCGCCCAGCCCGAGCGCGACTTCGACTGGTCCGAGGAGGGCGTCCGCTCCACGCACCGCTTCCTGACCCGCCTCAGCGACCTCGTCGAGGCGTACGCCACGGGCGAGGTGGCGCTCGCCGGCGACGGCGACGCCGAGGCCGCCGACCGCGACGAGATCGACGACTACGTCGCCGACGAGACCGACGCCGCGGTCGCCATCGCGGGCGCTGAGTACGACGACCTGACGTTCAACGTCGCGCTGCGGGAGGCCCAGGAGCTGGTCCGCACCCTCCGGAGCTACCGCGAGGGCGCCGACCCGCACCCGGCCGTCTTCGAGCGCGGGCTGGACGTGGCCGTGCGCCTGCTGGCGCCGGTCGCGCCGCACCTGGCCGAGGAGCTGTGGGAGACGCTCGGCCGCGACGGGTTCGTCGCCGAGGCCGAGTGGCCGACCGCGAGCGTCGACCGCGACACCGTCGAGCGCCGGCGCCGGCTGGTGGCGAACACCCGCGAGGACGTGCGCGACATCGTCGACGTGGCGGGGATCGAGGACCCCGAGCGGATCGACGTGGTCGTCGCCCCCGACTGGAAGTACGACGCCCTACAGATCGCGATCGACAGCGACGCCGACAACCTGATCTCGGAGCTGATGGCCGAGAGCCACATCCGCGAGCGGGGCGACGACGCCGCCTCGTACGGCCAGGACCTCCAGGCGAACCGCGAGGCGCTGCGCGAGACCCTCGACGGCGACGCCGAGTACGACGCCCTGCGCGCGGCCGCGTGGCTGATCGAGCGCGAGTTCGACGCGCCGGTGCGCGTCGAGCGCGCCGCGGACGCCGACGAGGGCGTGGTCAGCAAGGCGGAGCCCGGCCGCCCCGCCATCGACATCGTCGAGTAG
- the kynU gene encoding kynureninase has product MDDPYAPAREALAGEGLGSGGPDDGDADGADPAVLAARLDDADPLTGFADRYRIPDDLLYMDGNSLGPASDAALASLDRVVDEWRDLLIAGWTDADPPWFEVGERLGDALAPLVGADPSEVVVGNSITVNIHTLVGTFLDELLAGNGPDREGFERADGEWAPGGDTEVDPAILVNELDFPSDHYAIRAQLRQRGIDPDEKLRVVPSRDGRTIDPGDVEAALDAHDDVGIVFMPTALYRSGQLFDVERITEAAHEAGAYAGFDAAHSAGAVPHEFDAAGVDFAVWCTYKYLNAGPGSIGALFVAERHHRVTPALAGWWGHEKATQFEMNMTYTPADSAGAWQIGTPPLLAAAPLEGAVELLREAGIERLREKSLALTDFLIALVDDRLPAVSVGTPRERDARGGHVALEHPEAERLSATLKDRGVVVDFRPPNVVRVCPAAPYTSFADVLEVVDEIESILDGGAHEEYATSEGGVT; this is encoded by the coding sequence ATGGACGACCCGTACGCTCCCGCGCGCGAGGCGCTCGCGGGCGAGGGGCTCGGTAGCGGCGGCCCGGACGACGGCGACGCGGACGGCGCCGACCCCGCCGTCCTCGCCGCCCGGCTCGACGACGCGGACCCGCTCACCGGGTTCGCGGACCGGTACCGGATCCCCGACGACCTGCTCTACATGGACGGCAACTCGCTCGGCCCCGCGAGCGACGCCGCCCTCGCGAGCCTCGACCGCGTCGTCGACGAGTGGCGCGACCTGCTGATCGCGGGGTGGACCGACGCCGACCCGCCGTGGTTCGAGGTGGGCGAGCGGCTGGGCGACGCGCTCGCGCCGCTGGTGGGCGCCGACCCGAGCGAGGTGGTCGTCGGCAACTCGATCACGGTGAACATCCACACCCTCGTCGGCACCTTCCTCGACGAGCTGCTGGCCGGGAACGGCCCGGACCGCGAGGGGTTCGAGCGCGCCGACGGTGAGTGGGCGCCGGGCGGCGACACCGAGGTCGACCCCGCGATTCTCGTCAACGAGCTCGACTTCCCCTCGGACCACTACGCGATCCGCGCCCAACTCCGCCAGCGGGGGATCGACCCCGACGAGAAGCTCCGGGTCGTGCCGAGCCGCGACGGGCGGACGATCGACCCCGGAGACGTCGAGGCCGCGCTGGACGCGCACGACGACGTGGGGATCGTCTTCATGCCGACCGCGCTGTACCGGTCGGGGCAGCTGTTCGACGTGGAGCGGATCACCGAGGCGGCCCACGAGGCGGGCGCGTACGCCGGCTTCGACGCGGCCCACTCCGCGGGCGCCGTGCCCCACGAGTTCGACGCGGCGGGCGTCGACTTCGCGGTGTGGTGCACGTACAAGTACCTCAACGCCGGCCCCGGCTCGATCGGCGCGCTGTTCGTCGCGGAGCGGCACCACAGGGTCACGCCCGCGCTGGCCGGCTGGTGGGGCCACGAGAAGGCGACGCAGTTCGAGATGAACATGACCTACACGCCGGCCGACTCCGCGGGTGCGTGGCAGATCGGCACGCCGCCGCTGCTCGCGGCCGCGCCGCTGGAGGGCGCCGTCGAACTCCTGCGGGAGGCCGGGATCGAGCGCCTCCGCGAGAAGTCGCTCGCCCTGACCGACTTCCTGATCGCCCTGGTCGACGACCGGCTCCCCGCGGTCTCGGTCGGGACGCCGCGCGAGCGCGACGCCCGCGGCGGGCACGTCGCCCTCGAACACCCCGAGGCGGAGCGGCTGAGCGCGACGCTCAAGGACCGCGGCGTCGTCGTCGACTTCCGGCCGCCGAACGTGGTGCGGGTCTGTCCCGCGGCCCCGTACACCTCCTTTGCCGACGTGCTGGAGGTCGTCGACGAGATCGAGTCGATCCTCGACGGCGGCGCGCACGAGGAGTACGCGACGAGCGAGGGCGGCGTGACGTGA
- a CDS encoding DEAD/DEAH box helicase: MAEPSGMDAFAHLGSEVREALSDRGFTTPTEPQREAIPPLAAGRNALVLAPTGTGKTETAMLPVFDALAEARNSPGDPPREGISALYITPLRALNRDMMDRLEWWGETLGVEVAVRHGDTTQYERSKQADDPPDVLITTPESLQAILTGSKMRAALEDVAHVVVDEVHELASAKRGAQLTVGMERLRRVAGPFQRIGLSATVGDPEEVGRFLVGTGTRDPDREGDRDFETVEVAAGTRTDVRVLDPSITERDTTLAGELAVDETTASHVRTIREIVADNESTLIFVNTRQTAEALGSRFKTLAEKERERGVDDPTEIELHHGSLSKEVRIDVEDRFKSGDLDGLVCTSSMELGIDVGRVDHVVQYGSPREVARLLQRVGRAGHRRDLVSEGTVVAQGGDDTLEAMAIARRAGEELVEPANIHHGSLDTVANQVVGLVMDEGEIHAREAYRTITDAYPFRDLSEPRFQEVVRELDGNRLLWLDEETDTVEKSGGTWQYFYANLSMIPDEATYEVYDMSSRRGIGTLDEQFVVNFAGPGETFVQRGEMWRITEIDEEEERVNVTPIPDPTGEVPSWVGQEIPVPKPVAEEVGRIRGEAAAALEAGSTPEAVAADLAERYPTDAETVAAALKSVVDHVDAGHPVPTDERIVIEGSARTVAVNAAFGHEVNETLARLLAALVGQRAGSSVGMDVDPYRIEFEVPGGVGPGTFREVLETTDPDRLEAYLELAVKKSDALKFTLAQVAAKFGAVKRYKEGRGKFGGDRLLAALEDTPVYDEALREVFHADLAVPETADLLAAVQDGSLDLAIARERTPLGTAGRSAGTEFLVPDNADADVIETVKERIQDDRVILFCLHCADWKQTTKVRRVRDQPECPECGSTRIAALNPWDDETVAAVRAPEKDDEQERRTERAHRAASLVQTHGKRAVIALAARGVGPHNAARIINKLREDEDEFYRDVLRQEREYARTQSFWD, encoded by the coding sequence ATGGCGGAACCGTCGGGCATGGACGCGTTCGCGCACCTCGGGAGCGAGGTCCGCGAGGCGCTCTCGGACCGGGGGTTCACGACGCCCACGGAGCCCCAGCGCGAGGCGATCCCGCCGCTCGCGGCCGGGCGGAACGCGCTCGTCTTAGCCCCCACCGGCACCGGGAAGACGGAGACCGCGATGCTCCCCGTCTTCGACGCGCTCGCCGAGGCCCGAAACTCGCCCGGCGACCCGCCCCGCGAGGGGATCTCCGCCCTCTACATCACCCCCCTCCGCGCGCTCAACCGCGACATGATGGACCGGCTGGAGTGGTGGGGCGAGACCCTCGGGGTCGAGGTCGCGGTGCGCCACGGCGACACCACGCAGTACGAGCGGTCCAAGCAGGCGGACGACCCGCCGGACGTGCTCATCACGACGCCGGAGAGCCTCCAAGCGATCCTGACGGGCTCGAAGATGCGGGCCGCGCTCGAAGACGTGGCGCACGTCGTGGTCGACGAGGTCCACGAGCTGGCCTCGGCGAAGCGGGGCGCCCAGCTCACGGTCGGCATGGAGCGGCTCCGCCGCGTCGCGGGGCCGTTCCAGCGGATCGGGCTCTCCGCGACGGTGGGCGACCCCGAGGAGGTCGGCCGGTTCCTCGTCGGGACCGGGACGCGCGACCCGGACCGCGAGGGGGACCGCGACTTCGAGACGGTCGAGGTCGCGGCCGGGACGCGGACCGACGTGCGCGTGCTGGACCCGTCGATTACCGAGCGCGACACGACGCTCGCGGGCGAACTCGCGGTCGACGAGACGACCGCGAGCCACGTGCGGACGATCCGCGAGATCGTCGCGGACAACGAGTCGACGCTGATCTTCGTCAACACGCGACAGACCGCGGAGGCGCTCGGCTCGCGGTTCAAGACGCTCGCGGAGAAGGAGCGGGAGCGCGGGGTCGACGACCCCACGGAGATCGAGCTCCACCACGGGTCGCTCTCGAAGGAGGTCCGGATCGACGTGGAGGACCGGTTCAAGTCGGGCGACCTCGACGGGCTCGTCTGTACCTCCTCGATGGAGCTCGGGATCGACGTGGGGCGCGTCGACCACGTGGTCCAGTACGGGAGCCCGCGCGAGGTCGCCCGGCTGCTCCAGCGCGTCGGGCGAGCGGGCCACCGCCGCGACCTCGTCTCCGAGGGGACCGTCGTCGCGCAGGGGGGCGACGACACCCTCGAAGCGATGGCCATCGCGCGGCGGGCGGGCGAGGAGCTCGTCGAGCCCGCGAACATCCACCACGGCAGCCTCGACACGGTCGCGAACCAGGTCGTCGGCCTCGTGATGGACGAGGGGGAAATCCACGCCCGCGAGGCGTACCGGACGATCACGGACGCCTACCCGTTCAGGGACCTCTCCGAGCCGCGGTTCCAGGAGGTCGTCCGCGAGCTCGACGGCAACCGACTGCTGTGGCTCGACGAGGAGACGGACACCGTAGAGAAGTCGGGCGGCACCTGGCAGTACTTCTACGCGAACCTCTCGATGATCCCCGACGAGGCCACCTACGAGGTGTACGACATGTCCTCGCGGCGGGGTATCGGAACCTTAGACGAGCAGTTCGTCGTCAACTTCGCCGGGCCGGGCGAGACGTTCGTCCAGCGCGGTGAGATGTGGCGGATCACGGAGATCGACGAGGAGGAGGAGCGCGTGAACGTGACGCCGATCCCGGACCCGACCGGCGAGGTCCCCTCGTGGGTGGGCCAGGAGATCCCCGTCCCGAAGCCCGTCGCCGAGGAGGTGGGCCGGATCCGCGGCGAGGCCGCGGCCGCGCTGGAGGCCGGGTCGACTCCCGAGGCTGTCGCCGCCGACCTCGCCGAGCGCTACCCGACCGACGCGGAGACGGTCGCGGCCGCGCTGAAGTCCGTCGTTGACCACGTCGACGCCGGCCACCCGGTCCCCACGGACGAGCGGATCGTGATCGAGGGGAGCGCGCGCACCGTCGCGGTCAACGCCGCCTTCGGGCACGAAGTCAACGAGACCCTCGCGCGCCTGCTCGCGGCGCTGGTCGGCCAGCGCGCCGGCTCGTCGGTCGGCATGGACGTCGACCCGTACCGGATCGAGTTCGAGGTCCCCGGCGGCGTCGGCCCCGGGACCTTCCGCGAGGTGCTGGAGACGACCGACCCCGACCGGCTGGAGGCGTACCTCGAACTCGCGGTGAAGAAGTCGGACGCGCTGAAGTTCACGCTCGCGCAGGTCGCCGCGAAGTTCGGCGCCGTCAAGCGCTACAAGGAGGGGCGAGGGAAGTTCGGCGGCGACCGCCTGCTCGCCGCCCTGGAGGACACGCCCGTCTACGACGAGGCGCTCCGCGAGGTGTTCCACGCCGACCTCGCCGTGCCGGAGACCGCCGACCTGCTCGCGGCGGTCCAGGACGGCTCGCTCGACCTCGCGATCGCCCGCGAGCGGACGCCGCTCGGCACCGCGGGCCGGTCCGCCGGCACGGAGTTCCTCGTCCCCGACAACGCCGACGCCGACGTGATCGAGACGGTCAAGGAGCGCATACAGGACGACCGCGTCATCCTCTTTTGTCTCCACTGCGCGGACTGGAAGCAGACGACGAAGGTCCGGCGCGTCCGCGACCAGCCCGAGTGCCCCGAGTGCGGGTCGACGCGGATCGCGGCGCTGAACCCGTGGGACGACGAGACGGTCGCCGCGGTGCGCGCGCCCGAGAAGGACGACGAGCAGGAGCGCCGCACCGAGCGGGCCCACCGCGCCGCGAGCCTCGTCCAGACCCACGGGAAACGGGCGGTGATCGCCCTCGCCGCCCGCGGCGTCGGCCCCCACAACGCCGCGCGGATCATCAACAAGCTGCGCGAGGACGAAGACGAGTTCTACCGCGACGTGCTCCGCCAGGAGCGGGAGTACGCGCGCACGCAGTCGTTCTGGGATTAG
- a CDS encoding stage II sporulation protein M: protein MDLSAAVSATTATLRRRPAQLLPFYLLGTAVPVIARLGTFAALAGIYLHLELSGRLAAAGDALAGVEPPPETQDPEALQAWAEGLTPAFEPLLTPTVGALFVAGVLVSVALAIVAYAVVSAGQLSAVITSLRDERGLVGGIAGARSRWLTFLGVYVAELLLWIAVVALGSIAVGAAFLANPFLGAAVAVAALLVGFVALALVRILFAFAPVAVVVDDAGVVGAVEGAGGFVRSNPVDAAAYLVVAIGSLVAVASVASGIAFLGGGPVVALASAVVVAPALDLLKTVLYGDYRGTVDPVSPPEASVRAQFVGGARRGWRALGSFVRSTPGHHALALAVAVGFGALGWLAAAPFAETVPTSIESRLAGQIPPVAALTYFGNNWGVAIATAFSGAGFVLPALSSLAFNGLALGATAALEENLPALVAFVVPHGIFEIPALVASGALGVHLGAVSWRTFRGRASRERLADALETAFWVTVGLGILFAVAAVIEGFVSPFYWRPFI, encoded by the coding sequence ATGGACCTCTCCGCCGCCGTCTCGGCAACGACAGCGACCCTCCGTCGCCGCCCCGCACAGCTCCTCCCCTTCTACCTCCTCGGGACCGCAGTCCCGGTGATCGCTCGCCTCGGCACGTTCGCCGCGCTGGCGGGGATCTACCTCCACCTCGAACTCTCCGGGCGGCTCGCGGCCGCCGGCGACGCCCTCGCCGGGGTCGAGCCGCCGCCGGAGACGCAGGACCCGGAGGCGCTTCAGGCGTGGGCCGAGGGCCTGACGCCCGCGTTCGAGCCCCTGTTGACGCCGACGGTCGGAGCCCTGTTCGTCGCCGGCGTACTCGTCTCGGTCGCCCTCGCGATAGTCGCGTACGCCGTCGTCTCGGCGGGGCAGCTCTCCGCGGTGATCACGAGCCTCCGCGACGAGCGGGGGCTCGTCGGCGGGATCGCCGGCGCGCGGTCCCGCTGGCTCACGTTCCTCGGGGTGTACGTCGCCGAGCTCCTCCTGTGGATCGCCGTCGTCGCGCTCGGGTCGATCGCGGTCGGCGCGGCGTTCCTCGCGAACCCGTTCCTCGGCGCCGCGGTCGCGGTCGCCGCCCTGCTCGTCGGGTTCGTCGCCTTAGCGCTCGTCCGGATCCTGTTCGCGTTCGCGCCGGTCGCCGTCGTCGTCGACGACGCCGGCGTCGTCGGCGCGGTCGAGGGCGCGGGCGGCTTCGTGCGCTCGAACCCCGTCGACGCCGCCGCCTACCTCGTGGTCGCGATCGGCTCGCTGGTCGCCGTCGCGTCGGTCGCCTCCGGGATCGCGTTCCTCGGCGGCGGCCCCGTCGTGGCGCTCGCCAGCGCGGTCGTCGTCGCGCCCGCGCTCGACCTGCTGAAGACCGTCCTCTACGGCGACTACCGCGGCACGGTCGACCCCGTCTCGCCGCCCGAGGCCAGCGTCAGGGCGCAGTTCGTCGGCGGAGCCCGCCGCGGCTGGCGAGCGCTCGGGAGCTTCGTCCGGTCGACGCCCGGCCACCACGCCCTCGCGCTCGCGGTGGCCGTCGGCTTCGGCGCGCTCGGCTGGCTGGCCGCCGCGCCGTTCGCCGAGACGGTCCCGACCTCGATCGAGTCGCGGCTGGCCGGACAGATCCCGCCCGTGGCGGCGCTGACGTACTTCGGGAACAACTGGGGCGTCGCGATCGCGACCGCCTTCTCCGGGGCGGGGTTCGTCCTCCCCGCGCTCTCGTCGCTCGCGTTCAACGGCCTCGCGCTCGGCGCCACCGCCGCCTTAGAGGAGAACCTCCCCGCGCTCGTCGCGTTCGTGGTCCCCCACGGGATCTTCGAGATCCCCGCGCTCGTCGCCTCGGGCGCGCTGGGGGTCCACCTCGGCGCGGTCTCGTGGCGGACGTTCCGCGGCCGCGCGAGCCGCGAGCGGCTCGCCGACGCCTTGGAGACCGCCTTCTGGGTGACCGTCGGCCTCGGAATCCTGTTCGCCGTCGCCGCCGTGATCGAGGGGTTCGTCAGCCCGTTCTACTGGCGGCCGTTCATCTAG
- a CDS encoding PLD nuclease N-terminal domain-containing protein — MEPFVAVILVGVPLAWLVGFAAYAYVDAPKYGMDPRKWALIAFFVPLFGFFAYVFERDERDYDPETDPYAGGDDGRTGGFAVHESRQGEERLGPAGTEADDDGDDDEWNDPDGVDL, encoded by the coding sequence ATGGAGCCGTTCGTCGCCGTCATCCTCGTCGGCGTCCCGCTCGCGTGGCTCGTCGGCTTCGCCGCCTACGCGTACGTCGACGCGCCCAAGTACGGCATGGACCCGCGGAAGTGGGCGCTGATCGCCTTCTTCGTCCCGCTGTTCGGCTTCTTCGCGTACGTGTTCGAGCGCGACGAGCGCGACTACGACCCGGAGACCGACCCGTACGCCGGCGGCGACGACGGCCGCACCGGCGGCTTCGCCGTCCACGAGTCGCGGCAGGGAGAAGAGCGGCTCGGTCCGGCGGGCACGGAGGCGGACGACGACGGCGACGACGACGAGTGGAACGACCCGGACGGGGTCGACCTGTAG
- a CDS encoding DUF6276 family protein: MSCPHCGAEAVAFAVPPALREYAPADPAAICTRCLRVAAPDEAGVADAATDDPDLARVDPAFPSGEAGIALALCCGKLESFATNRASIEALVRHAEGAGADVFAFLGRLDAADAAFDLDRRRKALIDAL; encoded by the coding sequence GTGTCCTGTCCACACTGCGGCGCCGAGGCCGTCGCCTTCGCGGTGCCGCCGGCGCTCCGCGAATACGCTCCCGCCGATCCGGCGGCGATCTGTACGCGGTGTCTCCGCGTTGCCGCGCCCGACGAGGCGGGCGTCGCGGACGCGGCGACCGACGACCCCGACCTCGCCCGCGTCGACCCCGCCTTCCCGTCCGGTGAGGCCGGGATCGCCCTGGCGCTCTGCTGCGGGAAACTGGAGTCGTTCGCCACGAACCGCGCGTCGATCGAGGCCCTTGTCCGCCACGCCGAGGGGGCGGGCGCGGACGTGTTCGCGTTCCTCGGCCGGCTCGACGCCGCCGACGCCGCGTTCGACCTCGACCGGCGCCGGAAGGCCCTGATCGACGCTCTCTGA
- a CDS encoding V-type ATP synthase subunit D, producing MAKDVKPTRKNLMAIEDRIELSERGHDTLEQKRDGLIMEFMDILDQAQDVRSEVSENYETAQRKIDMARAMEGDVAVRGAAAALKEHPEITTQSKNIMGVVVPQIESSKVQKSLDERGYGLLGSSARIDEAADAYEELLEKIILAAEVETAMKKMLTEIETTKRRVNALEFTLLPTLYENQEYIEQKLEEQEREEIFRMKKIKAKKEEEERAEAEEATAEVAAAETEEPEPAD from the coding sequence ATGGCCAAGGACGTCAAACCGACGCGGAAGAACCTGATGGCGATCGAGGACCGCATCGAGCTCTCCGAGCGCGGTCACGACACGCTCGAACAGAAGCGCGACGGGCTCATCATGGAGTTCATGGACATCCTCGACCAGGCGCAGGACGTCCGGTCCGAGGTCTCCGAGAACTACGAGACGGCCCAGCGCAAGATCGACATGGCCCGCGCGATGGAGGGCGACGTCGCCGTCCGCGGCGCGGCCGCGGCGCTGAAAGAGCACCCCGAGATCACGACCCAGTCGAAGAACATCATGGGCGTCGTGGTCCCGCAGATCGAGTCCTCGAAGGTTCAGAAGAGCCTCGACGAGCGCGGCTACGGCCTGCTGGGCTCCTCGGCGCGGATCGACGAGGCGGCCGACGCCTACGAGGAGCTGTTAGAGAAGATCATCCTCGCGGCCGAGGTCGAGACGGCGATGAAGAAGATGCTCACCGAGATCGAGACCACGAAGCGCCGCGTGAACGCCTTGGAGTTCACGCTGCTCCCGACGCTCTACGAGAACCAGGAGTACATCGAGCAGAAGCTCGAAGAACAGGAGCGCGAGGAGATCTTCCGCATGAAGAAGATCAAAGCGAAGAAGGAGGAAGAAGAGCGGGCGGAGGCCGAGGAGGCGACCGCGGAGGTCGCGGCCGCGGAGACCGAAGAGCCCGAGCCCGCCGACTGA